From the Oncorhynchus nerka isolate Pitt River linkage group LG28, Oner_Uvic_2.0, whole genome shotgun sequence genome, one window contains:
- the LOC115113695 gene encoding U5 small nuclear ribonucleoprotein TSSC4-like — MCEQEDHGDGGRNKLSNSDAIKLTDDLSLSDSDPEERNESIDPEVEDLSSSDDEVHQNSGPGPKKPAFSLTGGSSSFSNRSRSIFDCLESAAKLSSSNLGQDNVIDGVFARPPPPPLLPSGKKYGEKVVELVSKPPQKRGVPDYLVNPERWTRYDLEDVPETSDSKNSMVAQQYIQSLQQQKKENTMEDDPEEPFIPTFNQGQSSSSEHKIVFSRPSRPQKDDAEEVNKPDRTKKVGMGLCHLDDDEEEEGIGLAIAPQRPKESERKRKWTPVGEEEGALSDRKDQPPIGFVINRNVNRKNFRKTSEKEED, encoded by the coding sequence ATGTGTGAGCAAGAGGACCATGGAGACGGTGGCCGTAACAAGCTGTCCAACAGTGACGCCATCAAGCTGACAGATGACCTCTCTCTGAGTGACTCCGACCCTGAAGAGCGTAATGAGTCCATAGACCCAGAGGTGGAAGACTTGTCCTCATCTGATGATGAAGTGCACCAGAACTCCGGTCCCGGTCCCAAGAAACCCGCATTCAGTCTGACAGGTGGCAGCTCAAGCTTCTCCAACCGCAGCCGAAGCATCTTTGATTGCCTGGAGAGTGCCGCTAAGCTGTCCTCGTCCAATTTGGGACAGGACAATGTCATTGATGGGGTCTTTGCacgtccccctccacccccactgcTGCCGAGTGGAAAGAAGTATGGGGAGAAGGTGGTGGAATTGGTCAGCAAGCCTCCTCAGAAGAGAGGAGTGCCAGATTACCTGGTGAATCCTGAGCGCTGGACGCGCTATGACCTGGAGGATGTGCCAGAGACCAGTGACAGCAAGAATAGCATGGTGGCTCAGCAGTACATACAAAGCCTGCAGCAGCAGAAGAAGGAGAACACGATGGAAGATGATCCTGAAGAGCCTTTTATACCTACTTTCAACCAGGGCCAGAGCAGTAGCTCAGAGCATAAGATCGTGTTCTCCAGGCCTAGCCGGCCACAGAAGGATGATGCTGAAGAAGTTAACAAGCCTGATCGAACCAAGAAGGTAGGGATGGGTCTCTGTCACttagatgatgatgaagaagaggagggtaTAGGCCTAGCAATCGCCCCCCAACGCCCAAAGGAGAGTGAGCGGAAGAGGAAGTGGACCCCGGTGGGAGAAGAAGAGGGCGCACTGAGTGATCGGAAGGATCAACCGCCTATTGGCTTCGTCATTAATAGGAACGTCAACAGGAAGAACTTCCGCAAGACATCAGAGAAAGAGGAGGACTGA